A region from the Branchiostoma lanceolatum isolate klBraLanc5 chromosome 2, klBraLanc5.hap2, whole genome shotgun sequence genome encodes:
- the LOC136428882 gene encoding uncharacterized protein: MADPAYAPPEQPYPPHGQGYPPPGQGYPPPGQGYPPPGQGYPPPGQPYPSPGQPYPPPGQPYPPFGQPYPPPGQHYPPQEMTYLPPAQPTDPKPERKAKEKPWYNPSGKNYGHIALLVLMYVIFGVVIIPIVCCCMLCACAAASSGDSSHDGSHHGSHHSSHHSISSVSSANSGSS; encoded by the exons ATGGCCGATCCAGCCTACGCACCTCCGGAACAACCGTACCCACCCCATGGACAGGGCTACCCACCCCCTGGACAGGGTTACCCACCCCCTGGACAGGGTTACCCACCCCCTGGACAGGGCTATCCACCCCCTGGACAACCCTACCCATCCCCTGGACAGCCCTACCCACCCCCTGGACAACCCTACCCACCCTTTGGACAACCCTACCCACCCCCTGGACAACACTACCCACCACAGGAAATGACCTATTTACCACCAGCGCAACCAACCGATCCCAAACCCGAAAGAAAAGCTAAAGAAAAACCATGGTACAACCCCAGTGGAAAG AACTACGGCCATATTGCCCTTCTCGTGTTGATGTACGTCATCTTCGGAGTCGTCATCATACCGATCGTCTGCTGCTGTATGTTGTGCGCATGCGCCGCGGCGTCATCAGGTGACAGTTCCCACGACGGCTCCCACCACGGTTCCCACCACAGTTCTCACCACTCGATCTCTTCCGTTTCATCGGCAAATTCGGGAAGCTCGTGA
- the LOC136428881 gene encoding acidic proline-rich protein PRP25-like — MDDPAYPAGHGNQPYPVPGQPYPDDPAYAPQGGRGGYNLPGQPFQDDPAYPAPGQPTAPPPPYQDDPAYPAPGQPTAPPPHMMGPPPPGQMQKYPPPGQTYPPPGQTYPPPGHAHAPLGQTYPPPGQTYPPPGHAHAPPGQTYPTGQTHPPPGQTYPPPGQPPAGQTYPPPGQTHPPPAQMSVQVQVVAPPAYPGTTTQVHTSTPGDDQNMDFCSRCWKRDQSYKWYSFTGKGVGWLVVLSLMYFFGGVLAVIAFVLWCACQMLSDDDRHHHHHY; from the exons ATGGATGACCCAGCGTACCCCGCGGGACACGGTAACCAGCCGTATCCGGTTCCGGGTCAACCGTATCCTGATGACCCGGCGTATGCGCCCCAAGGCGGGAGAGGAGGATACAACCTCCCCGGCCAGCCGTTCCAGGATGATCCGGCATACCCTGCTCCCGGACAGCCAACAGCGCCCCCGCCCCCTTACCAGGATGATCCGGCATACCCTGCCCCCGGACAGCCAACagcgcccccaccccatatgaTGGGCCCCCCGCCCCCCGGGCAGATGCAGAAGTACCCGCCCCCTGGGCAGACCTACCCACCCCCCGGGCAGACGTACCCACCCCCCGGACATGCACACGCACCCCTCGGGCAGACCTACCCACCCCCCGGGCAGACCTACCCACCCCCTGGACATGCACACGCACCCCCCGGGCAGACCTACCCAACCGGACAGACACATCCACCCCCCGGACAGACCTACCCTCCCCCCGGGCAGCCACCCGCCGGACAGACCTACCCTCCCCCGGGGCAGACACACCCACCCCCCGCGCAAATGTCTGTGCAGGTCCAAGTGGTAGCACCACCGGCGTACCCTGG GACGACCACGCAAGTTCACACTAGCACTCCAGGAGACGACCAAAATATGGACTTTTGCAGTCGGTGTTGGAAGCGGGATCAGTCGTATAAATGGTACTCGTTCACTGGAAAG GGTGTTGGTTGGCTCGTGGTGCTCTCGCTGATGTACTTCTTTGGGGGAGTCCTGGCAGTGATCGCCTTTGTCTTGTGGTGCGCTTGCCAGATGTTGTCAGACGATgaccgtcatcatcatcatcattattga
- the LOC136427022 gene encoding uncharacterized protein, producing the protein MDTTTPDQYSQARLPQNSHGLEVLQRYMRWEGGDTVLDVGCGTGEMSQYMSRQPGVTSVVGFDLSTDYISYASQRNSSDKVSYHVANVSDPSTFKSDWSGAFSKVVNLEVLHWVQDKPKALKAMHSCLKPHGELLIVCHADTHRFCKTVSDMTLHPRWKAYLKSFDPKLYPWSSDDFYQGHSQLLEECGFEVLACGQIEHRPQSFESKGQLRAFMRVSFAQHGHIPQELHEEFFDSLEKVAMERQLLSFSGDGCPQVDDDKLVVHARKV; encoded by the exons ATGGATACGACGACGCCAGACCAATATTCTCAGGCTCGCCTACCCCAGAATAGCCATGGCCTGGAGGTACTACAGCGGTACatgaggtgggaggggggcgacactGTGCTGGATGTGGGGTGCGGCACGGGGGAGATGTCCCAGTACATGTCCCGACAGCCAGGTGTGACGTCTGTTGTAGGGTTCGACTTATCAACTGATTATATCAG CTATGCATCCCAGCGCAACTCGTCCGACAAGGTGTCATACCACGTAGCTAACGTCTCAGACCCATCAACCTTCAAGTCAGACTGGTCAGGTGCTTTCAGCAAGGTGGTCAATCTTGAAGTTCTACACTGGGTCCAAGACAAGCCTAAGGCGCTGAAAGCGATGCACTCCTGCTTAAAACCGCATGGGGAGCTGCTGATCGTCTGCCACGCTGATACTCATCGCTTTTGCAAAACGGTTTCCGACATGACCCTGCACCCTCGCTGGAAGGCTTACTTAAAGAGTTTCGACCCCAAACTCTACCCATGGTCTTCCGATGATTTTTACCAAGGTCACAGCCAACTTCTGGAGGAATGCGGCTTTGAGGTTCTCGCGTGTGGGCAAATCGAGCATCGtccacagtcatttgagtcaaAAGGGCAGCTGCGAGCCTTTATGCGTGTTTCCTTCGCACAACATGGACACATTCCTCAAGAATTGCACGAAGAATTCTTCGATAGCCTTGAGAAGGTAGCCATGGAGCGACAGCTCTTGTCGTTCTCTGGGGATGGATGCCCCCAAGTAGATGATGACAAGCTTGTTGTACATGCACGCAAGGTGTAA